One window of Inquilinus sp. Marseille-Q2685 genomic DNA carries:
- a CDS encoding O-acetylhomoserine aminocarboxypropyltransferase/cysteine synthase family protein: MSEPALRPETLALHAGWRADPATGAVAVPIYQSTSFQFQDTEHARKLFALEELGNIYSRIGNPTVDVLEQRVAALEGGAAALAVASGQAASAFAVQNLARAGDNIVSSTDLYGGTWNLFANRLGEQGIEVRFVDPADPENFRRAVDDRTRAFYAESLPNPKLTVFPIAEVAAIGRGFGIPLIVDNTAAPVLLRPLEHGAAVVVYSTTKYIGGHGTSIGGLIVDGGNFDWAAHPERQPALNTPDPSYHGAVWVEATKPLGPVAYIVKARTTLQRDLGASLSPFNAFQILQGLETLPLRIERHSRNAGAVAAFLAQRKEVTRVIHPSLQTGAARERAEKYLKGGYGGLVGFELAGGAQAGRRFIDGLRLLYHVANIGDARSLAIHPASTTHSQLTAEEQRASGVTEGYVRLSVGIEHIDDILADIERGLAAARLAEAA, translated from the coding sequence ATGTCCGAACCGGCGCTTCGCCCTGAAACCCTGGCCCTCCATGCCGGCTGGCGGGCCGACCCGGCGACCGGCGCCGTGGCGGTGCCGATCTACCAGTCGACATCCTTCCAGTTCCAGGACACGGAGCATGCGCGGAAGCTGTTCGCGCTGGAGGAGCTGGGCAACATCTACAGCCGCATCGGCAACCCGACGGTCGACGTGCTGGAGCAGCGCGTCGCGGCGCTGGAGGGCGGGGCCGCGGCGCTGGCCGTCGCCTCCGGCCAGGCGGCCTCGGCCTTCGCGGTGCAGAACCTGGCCCGTGCGGGCGACAACATCGTCAGCTCGACCGACCTCTATGGCGGCACCTGGAACCTGTTCGCCAACCGTCTGGGCGAGCAGGGCATCGAGGTTCGCTTCGTCGACCCGGCCGACCCGGAGAATTTCCGCCGCGCCGTCGACGACCGCACCCGCGCCTTCTACGCCGAAAGCCTGCCGAACCCGAAGCTGACGGTGTTCCCGATCGCCGAGGTCGCCGCCATCGGCCGCGGGTTCGGCATCCCGCTGATCGTCGACAACACCGCGGCGCCGGTGCTGCTGCGGCCGCTGGAGCACGGCGCGGCTGTGGTGGTGTACTCGACCACCAAATACATCGGCGGCCACGGCACCTCGATCGGCGGGCTGATCGTCGACGGCGGCAATTTCGACTGGGCCGCGCACCCTGAACGGCAGCCGGCGCTGAACACGCCGGATCCCAGCTATCACGGCGCGGTCTGGGTCGAGGCGACGAAGCCGCTCGGCCCCGTTGCCTATATCGTCAAGGCGCGGACCACGCTGCAGCGCGACCTCGGCGCCTCGCTGTCGCCCTTCAACGCCTTCCAGATCCTGCAGGGGCTGGAGACGCTGCCGCTCCGGATCGAGCGGCATTCCCGCAACGCCGGCGCGGTCGCCGCCTTCCTGGCGCAGCGCAAGGAGGTGACGCGGGTCATCCATCCCTCGCTGCAGACCGGCGCGGCCCGGGAACGGGCGGAGAAGTACCTGAAGGGCGGCTATGGCGGGCTGGTCGGCTTCGAGCTGGCCGGCGGCGCTCAGGCCGGGCGGCGCTTCATCGACGGGCTCAGGCTGCTGTACCACGTCGCCAATATCGGCGACGCCCGCAGCCTGGCGATCCACCCGGCCTCGACCACCCATTCGCAGCTGACGGCGGAGGAGCAGCGGGCCAGCGGCGTGACCGAAGGCTATGTTCGCCTGTCGGTCGGCATCGAGCATATCGACGACATTCTCGCGGACATCGAGCGCGGCCTGGCCGCGGCAAGGTTGGCCGAGGCGGCCTGA